The DNA sequence CGCCACGTGGGGCTGTGGCGGGGTAGGGAGCATGCACAGACCGGCGGCTAGAGACACAACCGTGCTCATTCGTACGGGAACTCGGGGTTGGTGGCGCCCCCGAAGCCGTCGGCAGCGCCGCAGGGGGTGTCACTGCCGGTGGGGGCTACTTGGGTGTCCCTTCGCAGCGAAGGCCGAGCGTTCTCACCGAAGGTTGGGCGAAGGGCTCTTTCTCGCCAAAGGTTGAGCGCGCCATCGAGGCCTGCGCAGAGGCCGTAGCCTGCTCGCTGACCGGCGAGGGACTGTAAGGGTCCGCGGAACGCCGGAGTTCGGCTGGGCTCACGCCTGAACCCCGGCCCGGCACCGGACGGTCACGACCGTTCGACCTCCGCCATGAGGAGGCGCAGGGTCAGCGAGTGCTTCTGCGGCGGGAGGGCGTCCAGCGCGGCGCGGGCGTGCGCGGCGCCGGCGGCGGTGTCCCCGGAGCGGGCGAGCATCAGCCCGCGGTGCATCTCCAGGTGGGTCGCGAACCGGGGCAGGGTCGCGGGCAACTCGGCGGCTGCGGCGTCCTGGGCGGCGACGGCGGTGGTCTCGTCGCCGAGGCGGGCGGCGAGCAGGGAGGTGAAGACGTTGACGCGCCAGTGGGGGACGGCGTAGTCGGAGGTCTGTTCGTGGGAGCCGGCCCGGTCGAAGATGCGCCGACCCTCGGCGAGAAGCCGACGTGCGGTGGTGTGGTCGCCGCGGATGGCCGCAGCGTGGGCTTTGCCGAAGACGGCGTTCAGCAGGCCCAGGGACGGGCGGTCGCTGATGGCGATGGCCTGGTCGGCGAAGACGTCCGCGACCGGGAGGGCTGCGCCTTCGTAGCCGAGGGCGATCGCGGCGCGGCCGCGGACCCAGACACGGGTGTCGAGGTCTTCGGAGGCGTCGGCGGCCTTCGCGGCCATCCGGTACCAGTGCACGGCTTTCGCCCCGTCCGAGCCCGGGAACGTCTTCGCGTAGAGGGTCATCAGGCGGGCGGCGACCGACCAGAGACGGGGGTTGTCGAGCTGCTGCTGGACGGTGACGAGTTCGGCGCTGACCCGGCGCTGGATGTCGGCTGCGCCCAGGCTCATGTACTCGGTGCCGTACGTGGCCAGCTTCGCCTCCCACGCCTCGATGGTGGGGCCGCCGGTCAGGCGGGCGGCGAACCCGGCGCTGAGGAGGTCGGAGGCCACCAGCGGGGCTATCGCGGCGCCGGCCGCGTCGGTGAGGAACTCACGTCGGTCCACTTGACCCTCCAGAACGGCCAGCGGTACGTCCAGCACGACGGACAGGCACCGCAGGTAGTAGGCACCCGGCTTCACCGCGCCGCGCTCCCACCGGGACACGTACTCACGGGTCAGAGCCGTCCCGTACCGGGCGTTGATGTGGTCGGACAGCCTGCCCTGCGACCATCCTCGCGCGGTACGCAGGTCTCTGATCAAGTCCCCCAGGTCCATCACCCCATCTTGCCCCTACC is a window from the Streptomyces spororaveus genome containing:
- a CDS encoding helix-turn-helix domain-containing protein codes for the protein MDLGDLIRDLRTARGWSQGRLSDHINARYGTALTREYVSRWERGAVKPGAYYLRCLSVVLDVPLAVLEGQVDRREFLTDAAGAAIAPLVASDLLSAGFAARLTGGPTIEAWEAKLATYGTEYMSLGAADIQRRVSAELVTVQQQLDNPRLWSVAARLMTLYAKTFPGSDGAKAVHWYRMAAKAADASEDLDTRVWVRGRAAIALGYEGAALPVADVFADQAIAISDRPSLGLLNAVFGKAHAAAIRGDHTTARRLLAEGRRIFDRAGSHEQTSDYAVPHWRVNVFTSLLAARLGDETTAVAAQDAAAAELPATLPRFATHLEMHRGLMLARSGDTAAGAAHARAALDALPPQKHSLTLRLLMAEVERS